ACAACGTCGGATTCAGCACCTTTACCTGATTACCTCGGATTTCCACATGCCTAGAGCCAAGGCAATAGCCACTATTGTTCTAGGTAGTTATGGTATTATTTTTACTCCTGTTCCTATCTCCTCTTCCTACCCCAGAGAATCCATAATTCGTATCTTTCGTGATTTTGGACGCTCAGTAGTATGGATTTTTACGGGTCGTACTGGAGCCAGTTTGAGGGCTAGCTTATCTCCTCTATATTAATTATCAGTCCATAACACTCAGCGCAATTATTTAGACTATGTTAAAGATATGTATTTTAAAATACATATCTTTAACTTTGTAATTCCTAAAATTTATGGAACCTTGATTGTTAATTTTGACCTGCTTTCACCGGAAATTCCCCACACAAGTGCGTATAAATATCAAACTCAAGTTACAAAAGCAATAAAAACTGAGATGGTAAAAAACTGGGCGTTAGCGATTGGTATTAATCAGTACGACTTCTTACAACCGCTAAAGTATGCCAAGCGGGATGCAAAGTTAATGCAGGAGTTTTTTCGCAACGAAGCAGGTTTTGATCGGGTTTTCTGGTTTTCCGATGACTCACCTGATCTTGGTAGCGAACCCACTCGTCCTTATCGTGCTAACTTGTTGCGACTGTTACAGCAGTTATTTGCAAAACCGTTTATGGAGGCGGGAGATAACTTTTGGTTTTTCTTTAGCGGTTATGGAATGGTACACGCTAACCACGATTACCTTATGCCCTCTGATGGAGATCCAGAGGATATAGAAAACACAGCTATTTCTATTAGTTACCTCACCGAATGCCTACGCAACTGTGGATCTGATAATATTATCTTAATATTAGATGCTTGTCGCCAACAGCACAAGAAAAGTGGGGAAGGAATTGGGCGACACACGCAAAAAATAGCACGTCAAACTGGGGTTATCAGCATCTTATCCTGTAGTCCAGATGAATACTCCTATGAAATCGACGCATTACAAAAAGGTGTCTTTACCCATGCGCTACTGGAAGGTTTAGGTACTCAGGGACAATGTGCCACTGTTGAGCGGTTGAATCAGTATCTCAGTTTTCGAGTACCGGAACTTGTGCATCACTTTCAGTTGGCTCGACAAACACCTCATACCATAGCTGAGCCAGTAACTAAGTCCCACCTGATTTTCGCACCAAAATACGCAACTAAGCATGATATCAGCAAGCTACAGATAGATGCTGTGCAAGCTGAAGTTAATCAGAATCTAGAATTAGCAGAGCAATTATGGATTCGGGTAAATGCTGCGGCTTCTAGTCCAGACATAGATGCAGTCAAAGCAATCGAAAGAATCGCTCAGTTGCGGGTGGAAGCTTGTGCAACTCAAAAACACCTCACACCTCAAATCTCTTCTTTAAATGGTTCGCCTCTGCATGAGAAGAGGAATTACGACCTACACTCGAATCTCGACGGGCGTAGCTTCAACCAGAGTTTGGGGCTAGGGCGTACAACAACTGCAAAACACCAACAAAAATCAACCCTGACAATACCAGACATTGCAATTGATGACCTCAGTTCGGAACGGGGAATAGACTATAAACCTTTGCGCGATTTGCTAGCAGCTGGTAAGTGGAAACAAGCAGATCGAGAAACTCTGGCTGTGATGTTGAAGGTTGCTGGCCGAGAAAAAGAAGGCTGGCTGAACATAGAATCTATTAATCTGTTTCCGGAAACCGACCTTTATACCATTGACCAACTTTGGCTAAAGTTCAGCAATGGACATTTTGGTTTTAGCGTCCAAAAGCAAATTTGGGAAAGCGTTGGTGGACAACCTGATGCTGATTATGATACATGGTGGAAGTTTTGCGATCGCATCGGCTGGCGTGTAAATCAAAATTGGCTATTTTACTCTGACCTCACCTTCTCTACAGATGCACCTTTGGGACATTTTCCTGCAATGGGAACGGTGAATCTTTTGACAGTTTGGCGGGGTTGGGTAGTGGGTTTATTCTCTTGCCTTGTCGGATTCTCTGTTTTAGCATTGAGATTGACAAAATGTGATCGCCGCCATATCGTACTTTAAGAACTTTTACCTTTATTGTTGCAAAATAAAGTTTGCCTGAGTGTATTTTATTTCGACGAAGTTTAGCGATCGCTCTTTCAAGTGCGTGACTTTAAAATATCTCCTCTCCTCCTGACTGTCACCTCCGGGTAGAAGTTGAAGTCCAAGTGCAGTGAGGAAACCCCTACTGCCTATCTGCCAGCTGTGGCTTTCACCGATTTGTTAGACTGATGACACCAGGTTTTTTCAGGCAAATCTCTGATAACGCCAGCAGACGAGGCTATCCATGCTTACAAGTACGCTACTTCTCTCAAACCAACTCCCCACCCTGCAATATTCATCTACAACGGAGCGATTCGATGAAACTTGGGAAGCCCCCCTGGCTACCCTCTTAGGACTAGGACGCGCAGCAGGCGCAGACTTCATCGAATTTTTCTTAGAACGTCGCAACTACATTAATTGTCTTGCAGAAGACGACACAATCACTGGTATTTCACCAAGTCTAGGCACAGGTGCAGGAGTTAGGGTATTTCGCGGCAAAGCCGATTGCTATGTCAGCACCAATGACCTTTCATTCTCAGGCTTGAAAGCTGCCTTAGAAAAAGGTCTTTCGATCCTGGGATTAAATCTACCAGCACCTAATGCTTTTATTCCAGAAATTAATCTGGAATTATTGAGGGACTACGCTACAAAAAGCGGCAAAGATGGATGGCTATCTTTGTGTAGCTCGATTCGGGAAATGGGAGAAGTCCTCCTTGATGGGACTGCCAAGCTCAAGCAAAAAGCTCGTCACATCCAATCTCGCCGCGCTAACTATTTCCGGGATTGGCAAGAAGTCTTAGTAGCTGCTAGCGATGGCACTTTTGCCCGTGACATTCGCCTCACCCAGTCAGTGGGGTTTAGCCTTTTGTGTGCTGATGGTGCTAATCGTGCCTCCATTGGCGAACGCGCTGGTAATACCAGTGATGCCAACTTCCTGAGAACTTGGGATTATCAACAAGCTGCCGACCAAATAGCAGAATCAGCTGGTAAAATGCTCTACGCTGATTACGTGGAATCAGGCACTTACCCCATCATCATGGCAAATCATTTTGGTGGCGTCATCTTCCACGAAGCCTGTGGGCACTTGCTGGAAACTACTCAAATTGAACGCAATACCACTCCCTTTGCGGATAAAAAAGGCGAAAAAATTGCCCACGAAAGTTTAACAGCTTGGGATGAAGGGCGGAGTGAAAATGCCTTCGGTACAATTGACATGGATGACGAAGGTATGCCTGCTCAAAGAACTCTATTAATAGAAAAAGGCGTTCTCAAAAACTTCTTAGCAGATAGAGCAGGTTCTTCGCGCACCGGACACCCCAGAAC
Above is a window of Nostoc sp. UHCC 0702 DNA encoding:
- a CDS encoding TldD/PmbA family protein; this encodes MLTSTLLLSNQLPTLQYSSTTERFDETWEAPLATLLGLGRAAGADFIEFFLERRNYINCLAEDDTITGISPSLGTGAGVRVFRGKADCYVSTNDLSFSGLKAALEKGLSILGLNLPAPNAFIPEINLELLRDYATKSGKDGWLSLCSSIREMGEVLLDGTAKLKQKARHIQSRRANYFRDWQEVLVAASDGTFARDIRLTQSVGFSLLCADGANRASIGERAGNTSDANFLRTWDYQQAADQIAESAGKMLYADYVESGTYPIIMANHFGGVIFHEACGHLLETTQIERNTTPFADKKGEKIAHESLTAWDEGRSENAFGTIDMDDEGMPAQRTLLIEKGVLKNFLADRAGSSRTGHPRTGSGRRQNYTFAAASRMRNTYIAPGEYITEDLFASVDKGIYCKKMGGGSVGATGQFNFSVDEAYLIENGKITKPLKGAILIGEAKEIMNKISMCSQDLEVAPGFCGSVSGSIYTTVGQPHIKVDSITVGGR
- a CDS encoding GUN4 domain-containing protein translates to MVKNWALAIGINQYDFLQPLKYAKRDAKLMQEFFRNEAGFDRVFWFSDDSPDLGSEPTRPYRANLLRLLQQLFAKPFMEAGDNFWFFFSGYGMVHANHDYLMPSDGDPEDIENTAISISYLTECLRNCGSDNIILILDACRQQHKKSGEGIGRHTQKIARQTGVISILSCSPDEYSYEIDALQKGVFTHALLEGLGTQGQCATVERLNQYLSFRVPELVHHFQLARQTPHTIAEPVTKSHLIFAPKYATKHDISKLQIDAVQAEVNQNLELAEQLWIRVNAAASSPDIDAVKAIERIAQLRVEACATQKHLTPQISSLNGSPLHEKRNYDLHSNLDGRSFNQSLGLGRTTTAKHQQKSTLTIPDIAIDDLSSERGIDYKPLRDLLAAGKWKQADRETLAVMLKVAGREKEGWLNIESINLFPETDLYTIDQLWLKFSNGHFGFSVQKQIWESVGGQPDADYDTWWKFCDRIGWRVNQNWLFYSDLTFSTDAPLGHFPAMGTVNLLTVWRGWVVGLFSCLVGFSVLALRLTKCDRRHIVL